GACTTTAGACTTTATACTTCGGACTAAAGACTTTTAAGCGTTGCCACAACGTACTCCACCTGATCGGAGTGTACATCCAAATGCGTTACAAAACGGATTCGGTTGGGGCCGGTATCGCTGGCTTTAATGCCTTTATCGGCTAATTTGTGTAATACTGCGGCAGTAGGTTCAATGGTGTCAAATAAAACAATATTGGTTTCAACAGGCATAACACTGCTTACCCAGTTGCATTTGCCTAATTCTTCGCCTAATATAGCGGCATGGGCATGGTCTACTTTCAAACGTTCAACATGGTGGTCGAGCGCGTAAATGCCTGCCGCAGCCAAAAAGCCTGCCTGGCGCATACCGCCGCCAAATACTTTGCGTAAACGGCGAGCCTTTTTAATGGTGGCTTTATCGCCCAGTAAAACCGAGCCGACGGGTGCACCCAAGCCTTTCGACAGGCAAACCGATATACCATTAAAGTATTTGCCATACTCTTTGGCGCTATCGCCGGTGTGGGCAAGGGCGTTAAAAATGCGGGCACCATCTAAATGTAATATCAGATCTTTATCGTGGCATAGCTGGGCTATGGGTTTTATTTGGTTAATAGTGTAACAAGCCCCGCCGCCTTTGTTCACCGTATTTTCCAGCACTACTAAGCTGGTATGGGGGTAGTGTATATTTTCGGCGTTTATTTCCGGCTCTATCATTTCGGGGGTAAGTATGCCCCGGTAACCATTAAGCAAGCGGGTAGATACGCCCGAATTAAAGGCAATTCCCCCACCCTCGTAACGGTATACATGCGCGGTTTGGTCGGCAATCAGTTCATCAAGTGGCTGGGTAAAGCATTTAATGGCTATCTGGTTGGTCATGGTGCCTGATGGGCAGAATATCCCGGCCTCCATGCCGAATATATCAGCCGTTTTTTGTTCCAGTGCGTTAACGGTTTCGTCTTCGCCAAAAACATCATCGCCTACTTTGGCACTCCACATGGCCTCCAGCATGCCGGGGGTAGGTTTGGTTACGGTATCGCTGCGCAGGTCAACAGTTATCATATATTAAATAAGTAAAAAATGCGTTATTTGTATTTTAATTATGCGCCCAATTTTAATCATTTTATTTTTTATGCTGACGTTTGTATCGGCAAAATCGCAAAAATGGCAACCCGGCTATTTTACCGATGTTAAAGGTGTTAAAACAACCGGCTTTATACACCCCAATCCCGGCGGTAGTGGCCCTATTAAAAACGAGGGCTTTATTGAGTTTAAAGAAGACGAAAAAGCAAAACCCTATGCATTAAGCACCAGCGACCTGCAATCTTTTGTGGTTGGTAAAGACAGCTTTGTAGTAGCACACGCCCCCGGTAACGAAACCTGGGCCAAAAAGGACCTTGACTTTGTGCGCGTGGTGGTTAACCAGGATGTAAAAATATATGCCACCCGTGGCGCAGGCAGTGGTGGTGGCAGCGGTATACACGTATCGCCGGGTGTAGGCTTAAGCACCGGCGGTGGCTACGGTACCGGCTTTGGCGGTGGCTTGGGTATATCTTTCGGCGGTGGCGGCAATGGTGGTAAAAAAGCTAAAATGAGCTATTATTACGGCAGCAGCACCGCCAGCATGCAGCACCTTACCAACGAGAATTTTATTGAAGTAATGGCCGATGTGATGGGAGACGAACCCGAGGTGGTTGACCATATACGAGCCGGAAAATACAATATAAACAGCATGGATAAGTTGGTGGCCTATTTTAATAAAGTGCAGGCCTTGCGTAAATAGCAGTAAATATTTGTTATTGATATTTCTTTTGATCCATTTGCTTAACCTTCCAGTAATAAACCTGTGCTTGTGACGACCAAAAGATTAATAGCCCCTTTGATTTTCATGACGATAAGCATTGCGATATTTGCAGTTGCACTAATAATGCCCTGTTTTGATACACGGGCTGAAGACGGGGACACTGGTCAAGGCTTACTTTGTTTAATATCAGGTGCCTTCGGCTTTTTTTCTTCGTTCACTGGATTTATTTGGGTTGCTAATCCGGCACTTTTATTTTCATGGATCTATATTCGCAAAGACTCATGGTTGTCGTTATCTGCAAGTAGCATTGCTTTGTTTATAGGACTATTATTTCTAAAATGTACCGAAATGACAGTCAACGAAGGGGGCGGCACTTCTTATATCACTGGTTATCGAATCGGTTACTGGATATGGCTAAGCAGCATGATGATCATGGTTATAGGCAATGTATATTCCTACTTGTTTATCAAGCCTATTCCAAGACAAGAAAAATTCGACATGGAGAAAGCTATTAAAGAATATAATCAACGCGAAGCCGGTCAAACTAAAGTTTAGCATTAATGGCTGGTAACTTGGCACTGGCGGAAAAACACCAATTACTTTTTTAAAACTTTTAGCTATGCCGTCTGTCCTGTTATACAGTAACAGCTGATTGCTATGGCCGAAAAAGACCCCGTAAAAGATACCCCTACCGAAAAAGAACTCACCTTTATAGAAAAAGTATGGCATACAGTTGCCATTGTGGCGCTGTTGGTAGTTGCCATACTAATTGCCCGTGTTGCTTTTAATGTGCTATTGATGGTACTTGCCGGCTCGCTTATAGCGGTTTACTTTCATGGCTTAGGCGATATTATTGAACGCCGCACCAAATGGAGCCGCAGGCTATGCATGGTTATTTCTGTAGCCGGGTCTTTTGTAATTTTAGGTATGCTGCTGTGGTTTATGGGCACCAAAATACAAAGCCAGGTGGCGGTGTTAAGCGAAAGCCTGCCCAACACTATAAATACCGCCAAAGCAAAACTGGCCGAAACGCCCATAGGCCAAAAAGTATTAGACTATTTTGCCGGCGACAATACCGAAACAATGATGGTTACCGCTCAAAAATTTTTTAGCACCAGTTTTGGGGTATTGGGCAACATCTATCTGATATTATTTTTAGGAATATTTTTTACGGCAAGCCCCTCGCTGTATAAGGATGGAATAGTAAAGCTTTTCCCCAACCGAAACAAGCCGCTGGCTAAACAAGTAATAGACCGCACCAGCCTGTCGCTTAAAGGCTGGCTTAAGGGAATGATGCTATCGATGGTTTTGATCACCTTTATGATATCTACCGGGCTAAGCATTATTGGCATACCTGTAGCCTTGGTGTTAGGTCTTTTAACAGGCCTTTTAAAGCTTATACCCAACTTTGGCTCGCTGGTGGCAATGATACCCGGCGTCCTGCTGGCCTTAACCATAGGGCCTAATACAGCTATTATAACCGCCTTGCTTTACATGCTATCGCAAACAATAGTAAGCAATATTGTAACACCACTTATTCAAAAAAAGATGATAGATATACCGCCGGCCCTAACCATCATCAGCCAGGTAATTATGGGTACCGTATCGGGTGTGCTGGGCATTATATTAGCGGTGCCATTGCTGGCCATCATTATTATATTGGTGGATGAGCTGTATGTAAAAAAGATAAATCCTGATAGCGCGCCGCTGGCACATAAACGGGTTTTAGATAGCGATTAATGGGGTGTTATTTAACAGTGTAGTGGTATACCTGCCTGCCAATATTGCCTTTATCGTCCATCCCCTCTACCACCACGCGATAATTACCTTTACCGGCGTTATAATAAGTAAAAGATGCATTGCCCTTATCATCAGTAAGCAGGTCAGGCTTCCAGTAAATGGTTGAGCGTATATCCACAGGATTATCCTGTGGGTGCTCATATTTGGGAGAGTAAAACTCCCGGGCCCTGTAAAAGCCACTTACGGTGATGGGTAAAATACCAGTGGAGGTGATGTAACGTGGATTCACTCCGTATTTTATAGTGAATATAATGGCAGGCGCAAGTGGATTCCTTATAATATCAACACTCTCTACCTGATCGGGGTTGATTGAATTTATATTAAACCCTAACTCCATTTCTATATCATTGACAATAATTTTGACTTTTACCCCAGGCAAACCTGGTTGAGTTAATTCCGGAATATACAGGTTAGGTTCACGAGTTGGTACAAGCCTCATTCCTCGTAATAAAGGCATTAATTTAAAAATTAACAGCCCGTTTTCACCTATCTCTTCCGCGGG
This portion of the Inquilinus sp. KBS0705 genome encodes:
- a CDS encoding AI-2E family transporter, which codes for MAEKDPVKDTPTEKELTFIEKVWHTVAIVALLVVAILIARVAFNVLLMVLAGSLIAVYFHGLGDIIERRTKWSRRLCMVISVAGSFVILGMLLWFMGTKIQSQVAVLSESLPNTINTAKAKLAETPIGQKVLDYFAGDNTETMMVTAQKFFSTSFGVLGNIYLILFLGIFFTASPSLYKDGIVKLFPNRNKPLAKQVIDRTSLSLKGWLKGMMLSMVLITFMISTGLSIIGIPVALVLGLLTGLLKLIPNFGSLVAMIPGVLLALTIGPNTAIITALLYMLSQTIVSNIVTPLIQKKMIDIPPALTIISQVIMGTVSGVLGIILAVPLLAIIIILVDELYVKKINPDSAPLAHKRVLDSD
- a CDS encoding aminotransferase class I/II-fold pyridoxal phosphate-dependent enzyme, with product MITVDLRSDTVTKPTPGMLEAMWSAKVGDDVFGEDETVNALEQKTADIFGMEAGIFCPSGTMTNQIAIKCFTQPLDELIADQTAHVYRYEGGGIAFNSGVSTRLLNGYRGILTPEMIEPEINAENIHYPHTSLVVLENTVNKGGGACYTINQIKPIAQLCHDKDLILHLDGARIFNALAHTGDSAKEYGKYFNGISVCLSKGLGAPVGSVLLGDKATIKKARRLRKVFGGGMRQAGFLAAAGIYALDHHVERLKVDHAHAAILGEELGKCNWVSSVMPVETNIVLFDTIEPTAAVLHKLADKGIKASDTGPNRIRFVTHLDVHSDQVEYVVATLKSL